TGGATAAAAAGATAATACTTTTTGCGAGAGGGAGAATATCGCAGAACTATGAGTGCCGTTTTACTCCCCCTCAAAGTTGTCCTAGTTTTGCAACTAATAACAAGCTGGCCACATTGGCCAATTTTGTTCAACGGAATACATGAAAATCACTATGGCTTGTGGAATGCCTCATTGATCGCAAATAGTTTGGCACAAACATCTCTCATTCCTGGTCGACCTTTAGGTAACTCCATGGAACATGAGAGAGCAACTTCAACCAATGGCATCACATATTTCTGTGCTGATATTGTTGCACATGTATGGTGTCCCTCCTGGCACATATACGGGTCTAAGACCTCACCAAGTCCATTTGGATATGCTGAGCTTACCAACCTGTGAAGGCTCATGCCATCGGTGAACATTGCATCAGTTGGTCTCATTCCTGTGAGCATTTCTAGTAGCAACACACCGAAACTGTACACATCACACCCAGTTGAGATTTTGCACCCCATTCCATACTCTGCAAAAGCAACTATTCCATGTTAGCATATCAGAATCTATTATAAAACATGTACAAAAGAAATGAACTCACCAGGTGCGATATATCCAATAGTTCCTCCCACGCTAACAAAACCTTGTGAACTAGCAAGATCCGAGGAGAGAAATTTTGCAGATCCAAAATCACCAACTCTGGCCGTCATATCATAATCCAAAAGAACATTAGCTGGTTTCAAATCGCAGTGAATTAAAGGTGGCGTCAGTTGGTTGTGCATGTAGTCCAAAGCAGAAGCCACGTCCATAGCTATTCTTATCCTCTGATCCAAGCTCAGACATCTCTTGGACGAGTTTTTGTGTAACTTTGGGTGCACCCACATGTCCAAGCTTCCATTGGCCATGAAATCGAAAACTATAGCTTTGAACTCATCGTTCTCCATGCTCACTGTGGAGCATAAGGTCACTGCTTTCATAAGATTACGATGGCGGGTGTTTCTGAGAACTGAACATTCCATAAGAAAGCTGTTTAGTGAACCAAGCTCATCGAGATGGAATACTTTGATGGCCACGAGATCTGTGTCAAACTCAAACCGGCCAATGTAGATGGAGCTGGTGTGGCTTGAGCTGATCTTATTGACGGGAGAGAGCCAGTTGGTAGCTTTAAGGATGTCACCATAGGATACCTTCTTCATCATCGTCTCCTTGTAGCATGGAGTTATGGGTGCTCTTTTCTTCAGATGTGTGACCATAAAGATTAAGATTGAGAAAAGGGCAATAATAATGGGTGCAATTACTATTAACAATAAGCGAGCATTCTTGCTTTTCACTGTTGATGTTGTGGGGCAAATTGGCAATGCAAAGATGGAGACACTTGCACATAGTTTAGTGTTGCCATACAGATTAACTACACTGATATTAAGAAAGTAGCCACTGGTCGGAACAGGCCCCTCAAAGTTGTTGTCAGATAGATCAAGTTGCTCCAGTGTACTGAAGTTGTTGAAGAAATCTGGAATTTGTCCTGTTAAGTTGTTCTGAGAAAGATCAATCTTCTGGATGGCCTTCAGGTCAATGAAAGAATGAGGAATCATGCCATCCAGCTGGTTGCTTTGCATGAGGAGGGAGGATAGAACGCGACATTGGCCAAGTGAAGGTGGAATCTTCCCAGACAAGAGATTGTGGGAAATATTTAGAATGACAAGATTGATAAAACCAATGTTTGGTATTGATCCAGTAAGACAGTTTTTTGACAAGTCCAAACTAAAAAGGGTTGTAATATTTAGCAGTTCAGTAGGTATCTGCCCGTCAAGGTTGTTATAAGTCAAGTTTAGCAATGTCAATCGCTGGCACTGTCCTAAACTTGCTGGTATTTTTCCGGTTAAATTGTTTCTATCAAGAGAAAGCTCGGTTAACTGCTGAAGATCACCTACTAATGGTGTGATCTGACCTGATAATATGTTGTGGGATAGTCTTAGAACTACCAGGGTGCTTAGCTTCCCAATGCTTGAAGGAATTTCTCCAACTATCCAGTTTTGGTCCATGGCAAGCAATTGGAGCTGTGGAAGATTGCCTATCTCTTCTGGTAGTGGGCCACTGATTCGGTTATTTCCAAGGTCTAATCTCTGCAGACTTGATGAAAGATTGCCAACAGATATTGGCAGACTTCCGTCAAGCCTATTCTCATTCATTAACAGCATTTTTAGATT
The genomic region above belongs to Panicum hallii strain FIL2 chromosome 4, PHallii_v3.1, whole genome shotgun sequence and contains:
- the LOC112888413 gene encoding probable LRR receptor-like serine/threonine-protein kinase At3g47570 codes for the protein MARVLIFLLAVHQLIFLPNPVAILAAESTNKSEIEALLSFQQGLTDDPLGVLSSWTHDTPYCRWKGVVCGKALPLRVVSLQLNSLQLRGVLSSSLANLSSITRLDLGNNSFTGGIPEELGTLPQLQDLILAYNSLTGLIPNSLATSSSLTVLNLTSNSLSGTIPTSLFNGSSQLAVIDLGRNSLSGSIPDFYKMETLQILNLAKNNLSGSIPPSLGNVSSLREIDLYTNSLGGSIPETLSRIWNLSVLNLGNNLFGYVPAGIYNISSLRTLDLSNNSITGPIPSRIGNSLPILEKLITSGNIINGSIPASLANASKLQVIDLSYNSLAGPVPLLGSSHDLLLLDLQNNILESDNWQFIASLANCPNLKMLLMNENRLDGSLPISVGNLSSSLQRLDLGNNRISGPLPEEIGNLPQLQLLAMDQNWIVGEIPSSIGKLSTLVVLRLSHNILSGQITPLVGDLQQLTELSLDRNNLTGKIPASLGQCQRLTLLNLTYNNLDGQIPTELLNITTLFSLDLSKNCLTGSIPNIGFINLVILNISHNLLSGKIPPSLGQCRVLSSLLMQSNQLDGMIPHSFIDLKAIQKIDLSQNNLTGQIPDFFNNFSTLEQLDLSDNNFEGPVPTSGYFLNISVVNLYGNTKLCASVSIFALPICPTTSTVKSKNARLLLIVIAPIIIALFSILIFMVTHLKKRAPITPCYKETMMKKVSYGDILKATNWLSPVNKISSSHTSSIYIGRFEFDTDLVAIKVFHLDELGSLNSFLMECSVLRNTRHRNLMKAVTLCSTVSMENDEFKAIVFDFMANGSLDMWVHPKLHKNSSKRCLSLDQRIRIAMDVASALDYMHNQLTPPLIHCDLKPANVLLDYDMTARVGDFGSAKFLSSDLASSQGFVSVGGTIGYIAPEYGMGCKISTGCDVYSFGVLLLEMLTGMRPTDAMFTDGMSLHRLVSSAYPNGLGEVLDPYMCQEGHHTCATISAQKYVMPLVEVALSCSMELPKGRPGMRDVCAKLFAINEAFHKP